Proteins from a single region of Ziziphus jujuba cultivar Dongzao chromosome 1, ASM3175591v1:
- the LOC107415331 gene encoding NADH-ubiquinone oxidoreductase 20.9 kDa subunit gives MNTDITASTKPEYPVIDRNPPFTKVVGNFSSLDYLRFVTITGVSVTVGYLSGIKPGIRGPSMVTGGLIGLMGGFMYAYQNSAGRLMGFFPNDDEVARYRK, from the exons ATGAACACAGACATCACAGCATCGACGAAGCCAGAATACCCGGTCATAGATCGGAACCCTCCTTTCACCAAAGTCGTTGGAAACTTCAGCTCCCTTGACTACCTACGTTTTGTTACCATCACCGGCGTCTCCGTCACCGTCGGCTATCTTTCCg GAATAAAGCCAGGGATTAGGGGACCGTCAATGGTGACGGGAGGTCTGATTGGGCTGATGGGTGGCTTCATGTACGCTTACCAGAACTCCGCTGGCAGACTCATGGGCTTTTTCCCCAACGACGATGAGGTAGCTCGTTACAGGAAATGA